A region of the Oncorhynchus clarkii lewisi isolate Uvic-CL-2024 chromosome 4, UVic_Ocla_1.0, whole genome shotgun sequence genome:
aaggtcatctgtcgttctgtccctgaacccactgttcctaggccgtcattgaaaataagaatttgttcttaactagttaaataaaaaaatgaaggagaaggaAGTGAAGGATGTGATTTTCCAGTAAGGCTGACTTATACTGAAAGTGAAGTCATGTTAACCTGAATGTGTAAACTAATATTCGTACAGAAGAGCATGTTATGTGAAATACCACATGATGCCCCAATATCTCCTGGATGGAACTGAAAGTAGTGTTGTTTATGCTCATTTGAAAGTTAGAAGAGAAAATGACTAAGAAGTGTGTGTAACAAGGTGTAGAAATTAATGGgtgaggcactgcatcgcagtgcttcaggtgtcactacagacccgggttcgggTAAATGTGGGAAATAAACCATTTTTGAAAAGAGCGATCCACACAAAAGGCTTTGTGATAATCACCACAATCTCCCTCAAATACAGTACACTGAAGTCAATAGATTCCTCTGGCATGAAAAGCACTGCCTGTGTGGCTGGAGAGACTTTCGCTTCTCTCATTGGTCAGCCTGCATTTCTTAGAAACAGCCTTGCCAAATactagactactgggaatgtgtACATCCATCCATAATAGCGTTGGAGAGAAGCCTGCAGTCATGTGATCAAGATAGACCATAACGTACTGTAGATCATTGACGTTGACCAGAATGCAACATTATTCAACATCACACATTTTTTTAAGTGTTTGAGAAGACGTGAGGTTAGTGAGTGTTTACCCACATTatagggaagagagagtgggtaaCCTCAACAATGTAATAACATGAGTTAACCAAAATAGTGTAATATTACTCTACATCTGATATTTGGATTAAGTGATTTGATTATCTAATTGATCAATTAAGTGTTGAAATTCATAAATACATTAGTAATAGCCAGtgtataacctgttttagagtaGGGAATAAggaaaccccccccaaaaaaaatgttttatggtTTATTGTTTCTAGTAAAGGAGAAGTTCCCACATGGCCAAACCCAGATACCGGAACACAAGTTCAAAAACACAAGTGATTAAAGGTGTGGTAACCACATTTATCAGACTGAAAGGGAGATGGTCTCATGGGAGAGGGATATGCAATGTATTTGCAATTTATTATACAACACATTTTAATTAAACAGGACAAGCAATTTGAACATCTGAAACAAAGCTCATTACTTCAACCTATAATTATTTGATTACAACTTGATTCAAGCTATACAAATCTAATTGACACAGAGAGTACAAAGGACAGAGGAGGACATGCGTGATCTGACCTGTTAACTCTGTTTACAAGTCTCCCATGTTGGTTTGTCTCTGTGACCTTTGCATGGTATGGTGGCTATCTGGGCAGACTGGAGAGGACCCCTACATCCCTGGGCCCTGACCCCAGGGTGGGAACACAGTGCCTGATTAGACAGAGAGGCTCATGTGCCTTGAGGGCCTCAGTCAGACGCATTTGCTCCTCAGACAGAAACTGTACCTCCTTCTTCAGCAGCCTGTTCTTCTGATCCAGACACTCATATGCCTGTACGGGACAACTGGGCTCAGTTACTTTATAATCTTactagtagagtagaatacaagTTGAATCCACTTGATTCAGAGAATACGTGTGACATTGATAGCTGTGTTATTCCTGTCATATAAGAGAAAAGGTTAGACTATGCCAAGATAGTTGTGTGACGATAAGGAGTCTGTTACGCACGTACAGACCCACCTCATGCAGCTCAtctgctctctgtgtctgtctgtttcggCTCTTCTGTGCTGCCACCCTGTTATTTTCCCTTCTTTTATGTCTCCAGTCATCATCTTCATCACCAgagctctgcagcagaggtacagAATGCCACATTGCATGTCAGTCAGAATATCACACAACGCtgctactccctccctgattAATCTTTGTGTGGTCATCCAACACAATGACGCGGATTACTATTCCATTTGTCAACAGTGATagagtgacaaaaaaaatcaacaaaGGAATAATTGTATAAACCATTCAACTTAAGCCTACAATTTTTGTGTATTTGACACTTACCTCGCATCTTTGAAGCATAAAACTGCTTTGATCATTGATTTGCAAAAAGCTGCTAGAAATATCGCAGTCAGACATCCCAGACGCAATAATAAGTTTAGCCTATATCGATTATTTAAAAtatgaaatgtattttaaaaaaacaaGTCGCCTTTGAACGTTTTATTTCAGATAGCAAGTTCCAAGATATAGAGTCTACAAAAGTGATACGGATTTGCATGCAAGTGACAAAGAGTTTCACTTGTTCAAAGTGCACTTGCCGCTTCATTGAAGGCGCCAATATTTATTTTAAATCACGTGCTAAATAGTGTGTGACGCCCTTTGAGCGTTGGGACAAGAGCAAAGCAGCACATACTTTATTTGTTTTTAAAAGTGCTTGTTAAAATGTTTGAAATAGATTTAGGTTTTTTATTCAAATCAACATGCTTTATACATTTTCTTTACATTTTAGGACTAGATGCTCGTTCCCACAATGTTTCAGAAAGTTTAACATTTTTAAATGATATGTTCAATCTGTCTGTATTCTTATATTCTCATAAGCCTACAACTGAGGATGACCTCAACGCCGTGACAAAtgttgtaaaaaaataataaacctAGCAAAAAAGGGGACTGTTTTAAAAAGTGATTCTATGGAGGTGTATGCATTGTACATACCATATGCAGTTCCCGTTATCCACCACGTGAGGGCGATATTGTATCACAGACTTCTGCGAACATAAACCCCATCACTGTtgataaatactacagtattgcATCCTTCCAATCACAATAGGAACATAGTTGTTCCTGCACAAATAGGAGCATAGTTGTTCCTGAGCTCTGCCTGCTCTATGGCTCTCTTGATGGGTGGTCTGATCCTCCTAGCTGTCTTGTCCTCTCTGTTGGGCCTGCTGCTGAACACCTCCCCAAACACCTCCAGGGACTTGGCTGTGGGACGCATGTTCAGCACCTGTCTCAGGCCCTTAGCCCTCTGATGCACCACCTGGAGAGTCTTTACAGCAGACACATCTGTCACCAGTCACTCTCAACCGTGGTCATATATGaaacatacacttatgttggataGAAGAGGGTGTAATGGGAGCATAGCtgcggcctccgaccgcaaggcactacagagggtagtgcgtatggcccagtacatctccggggccaagcttcctgccatccaggacctctataccaggcggtgtcagaggatggccctaaaaattgtcaaagactccagccaccctagtcacagactgttctctctgctaccgcacgacaagcggtaccggagcgccaagtctaggtccaagaggctcctaaatagcttctaccctcaagccataagactcctgaacagctaatcaaatgggtacccagactatttgcattgcctctccccctgttgccagtttgtcttgtttgtcatgtcaaccagcgtttttgtctCAGCTCCAGCTTTTCATAGTCTCTTTTTCTCACCCTTCTGGGTTTGACACTTGCCTCttctgactctgagcccacctgcctctcctcccaaggagcctcaATTGGTAGGCACGAGGAATTGCTTCGGGGTCTTATGGAGGTGGTCCCAATGTTGGCTGAGCGCCATGACCGGGCGTTGGACATGCTACTGGAGCAGTTCTGCGGGTTCTCTAGGGGGCAGCCTGCCAGGTTGGTAACCCTACCGCCCCTCTGTAACTCGGGGGTTAGCAGTGCCAACCCACCAGCCTCTCCACCTTCCTGGGAGCCCCGTTTACCTCACCCGGAGCGCTTTAATGGAGAGCCGAGCAACTGTTGGGCGTTTTAGCTCAGTGTGCCCTCATTTTCGAGTTTCAGACCTCCTCTTTCCCCTCACATTGCTCCAAGAAAGCCTACCTCATCATGCTGTTTCCAAGCctatgcaactaggcagagctggGCTGTCGCCAGCGGAACGGCAACACAGGACCAACACAAGGAGCTGTCTGTATTACGGGACTTTTGGTCATTTTGTGTCCTCTTGCCcggtaaaagaccaggctcaccggtaggagcGAGTACTCTGGCGGGCCGTATGGAGAACTTTTCTGCTTCTCTTACTCGCACCCCTTTTCATGTCATTCTGCTGCGGGGAGACCAGTCCAAATCTCTTCCtgtcctcattgactctggggccgatgagagctTTTTGGACGCCACACTGGCTTTCGAGCTATAGGTTGGGTTACCCATAACACCACTCCTGGCTCCAGTGACACAATCCCCTCATCAACTGGTGTACGGTGCAATCATGGGCTGGAGTCTGATCTGCCACGCCCATTGTCTGAAGTCGGCGCAACCTGCCCCGAGACGTCTTCCTGGGGGCTTGGATGTTGCTCCTGCCCTGTCAATGAGCTCATCCAATGCTTCGGATgtcggagtgggggctgtccGGTCCCAACGTTCTGCCCTGgaccttaagctgcatccctgcgccttcttctCCCACTGCCTCAATGCCATGGAGAGGAACAACGATGTGGGGAATCGGGAGCTTCTCGAGGTGAAGATGGTgttggaggaatggaggcactggcAAGAAGGGGCAGAACATCCTTTCAttttgtggacaactacaaaaacCTGGAGTATCTTCGCCCCGCCAAacgcctcaactccaggcaagcgAGATGGGCCATACTTTTTACCCAGTTCAACTCTTCCCTCTCAGACCGGCCGGGGTCCAAGAACGTCAAGCCGGATGCTATTTCTCGCCGCTATAACCCCACGGCTACCAACCCAAAGCCCGAGACCATCTTTCTCACCTCGTGCCTGGCGACGGCACTCAGCTGGGGTATAGCGAAACAGGTCCGGAAGGTGCACCGGTCTCCTGGTGGACATGGTCTCTCGTCCCAGTTCTGGAAGGTGTTCTGCATGCTCATTTGGTCGTCGGTCAGCCTGTCCTCCGGATTCTACCCCCAGTCCAACGGCCAGTCGGAACAAGGGCAGTCGGAACAAGCCAACCAGGACTTCGCTGCCTAGTCGCCGCCAACCCTACTTCCTAGGGTCAGCAACTGGTATGGGTTGAGTACTCCTGCAACACCCTTCCTTGCTCTGCCACTGGTCTCTCGCCCTTTGGGTGTTCCTTGGGATATCAGCCTCCGCTCTTCCCCAAACAAAAGGAGGAAGTCAGCAATCCCTCTGCCCAGATGTTCATCcgccgtacctggaagagagcccgggcCGCTCTGTTGAAGACCACTTCCAGGTATAGGCAACAAGCGGATTGCCACCGGACCCCTGCTCCATGCTATCGGCTCAGGCAGAGAGCATGGCTTTCCACCCGGGACCTGCCCCTCTGGGTGGAGTCCCATATACTTTCCCCCCATTTAATCGGCCCGTCCCCCATCTCTAGAGTCATTAGCCTCACTGTTGTGTGTCTTTTGTTACCCCATACCCTCCGTATTCACCCTACTttccatgtgtctaggattaagccTGTGTCTCCCCCTTCTTCTGTTTCCAGGCCCAGCCCTTCTCCCCATGTCATTGATGgccattttccaagctgtttaaagggatagtcaagttagtgtatgtaaacttctgacccattggaattgtgatacagtgaattataagtgaaataatctgtctgtaaacaattgttggaaaaattacttgcacaaagtagatttgtgtcttaactgacttgccaaagctatagtttgtgaacaagaaatttgtggagtggttgaaaattagttttaatgactccaacctgagtgtatgtaaacttccgacttcaactgtagctgttgACTTCATCACAGACCTTCCTGAATCCTCTGGTAACACCACCATTCTTGTCATAGTAGACAGTTTTTCAAAAATGTGTCTGGTTCCTCTTCCTCATTTGCCATGGAATTGGCAGAGTGTATGTTCCAGCAGATGTTCTGTCTGTATGGGATTCCAGAGGACATCATCTCTGACCGCGGGCCCCAGTTTGTCTCCCGGGTGTGACGAGCATTCTGTGAACGACTGGAGGTCGCCTTCAGCCTCTCCTCCGGGTACCACCCCCAGACCAATGGGCAGACGGAACACCTGAACCAATAAATAGGGAAGTACCTTCGCCAACAATGTTCTGCCTCGCCACACGACTGGAGCCGGTATATGGCCTGGGCCGAATACACTCAGAAATCACCCATGCACTCATCCCTCCGCCTTACTCCGTTTCAGTGTGTCCTTGGTTAACAACCCCCCATATTTCCCTGGGAGGTGGAGCCTGGTACTGTCCCAGCTGTCGACGACTGGTTTCGGCGTAGTGAGTGTGTATGGGAGACCGCTCACCGGCATCTGCAGGAAGCCTCTAATAGACAGAAATGCATTGCCAACATATGCCGCCGACCTACGCCACTCTTTCACCCTGGTCAGCGTGTGTGGCTCTCTACCAGAGACATCCGGCTCTGCCTCCCCTGCATAAAGTTCTGTCCTCGCTTCATTGGTCCCTTCAAGATAACCCATTGCATCAACCCTGTCACGTATCGCCTCCAGTTACCGCGTCAGTATAAAATCTCCTTGTCCTTCCATGTGTGGAGtgatgtagagatggttgtccttctggaaggttcgccCATcaccacaaaggaactctggagctctgtcagagtgaccctcaggttcttggtcacctccctgaccaaggctcttctcccccgattgctcagtttgaactggcggacagctctaggaagagtcttggtggttccaaacttcttccatttaagaatggaggtcactttgttcttggggaccttcaatgctgcagaaatgttttggtacccgtccccagatctttgcctcgatacgatcctgtctcggagctctacaaacaattccttcgacctcatggcttgtttttttctctgacctgcactgtcaactgtgagaccttacatagacaggtgtgtgcctttccaaataatttccaatcaattgaatttaccacaggtggactcaagttgtagaaacatctcaaggatgatcaatggaaacaggatgcacctgagctcaattttgggtCTCcaaacaaagggtctgaatacttatttgcataagctatttctgttttgatctgtaatacatttgcaaaaatgtctaaacctgttttcgctttgcattatggcgtattgtgtgtagattgaggacatttttttatttaatccattttagaataaggctgtaagctaacaaaatgtggaaaaagtcaatggctctgaatactttccgaatatactatactgtaggcctactcatAGAATTCTATGGAAAAGCCACTTATCAGATCACCAGTCCTATGCAGCAGGTCTGTCTGGCCCTGCACCATGCTTAAATGTACATGTCATATTCTGGTGTAAAAACTGTAAGATGATGTGACTTCTGTAAAGCAAACAAATTAGACTTATTAAGCCTGAGCTCCCGCTTGCTAAACTGTATGTGAACTCTCACAGAACAACTTCTTAAATCACTAACAATTCACCCTGCCTGCTGATACCCTACATGATCTATATCCTTTGCGTGAGCTTTGGAAGGAATGCATGTCTGTCATAAACCATTTTTCACAATGTTAATTTGGTGGAGCCCAGAGAGGCAAGTATTAGGACAAAGTCAACAATGTCTCAATAACAGCGCAGAGTAAGCTGGTGGGGACAGGGCGCTCTAGCTGAACATTCCCAGCATGTGTTTTTGTGTGGGACTGACTGACTTTTGGCACGGGCTGGGAAACCTTTGGCTAACCACCCACTGTTCAACTGGTTTACAATAAGCAGGGTCCTACTTTGCACTGCCCAGTGCCCATTTCAGATTTGTGCTGAGGTTATGTTTTGCCAATAGACTGAATCATTGACAGTTCGGATATTTTTCTTTTGACCCTCGTCTGTTAAACTGTCTCTTTTTATTATTTTGATTACAGATTGGTCTTGACTTCACACCTTGGTATGCCCCCACTTTTCAGGATAGATAGGGGCAGTTGACTGTTTTCAACAAGCAAATACAAATGTACAAGGATCTTTGCCAGTGTGAGTTCATCGTGGATAGTGCCTTGATCCATATTGCTATGTGTACTAGACACACCATTACATGAATGTTATCGGATTGTGGGCAAGTGCAATGAGCAGTGTCCTTGGCAGGGATAAGAACAGGCTTTGCATGGAATGTCTCACTGTAACTGGATATTACGGAGCGTTATTATTTGTCACCAGTATATTTCTCCTGACCGTTTCTTGTTGTGTAACCAAAGTTGAGGGCATTTCCTCTGTGACGCAGGAACATCCATTCCCAATCAGCTGCAAAGGTCACCATAGATACTCTGAAAGAACAGTGTGGGTGTATTAAAATCAGGATTGCATAAGAGGACTGCCTGACTGCTGAAGTGATGAATGTGTTTTTAGAAGGCCTTCTAAAAACACTCGTGCTTCGATGCACAACTTTGCAGGGAAACCATCAGTGGCCGTGGAAGAAGTGCAGGCAGggtacttcttcttcttctctccagcTGTCTCTGCAGGAATGAACAGGTGAGCGATAGTTGTTCATTAACCTGCAGTAATCCAGTAATCTCTCAGTACTGTATGTCCTCATTGTCATAGAAATCCCTTACCTTTTCTAACCCCTTGATCTTTGAATATGCATACAAAGATCTTGTTTCAAGTTTTAAAGAATGGTTAAAGGCTGCTTTCACTTTGCC
Encoded here:
- the LOC139407791 gene encoding basic leucine zipper transcriptional factor ATF-like 3; translated protein: MSDCDISSSFLQINDQSSFMLQRCESSGDEDDDWRHKRRENNRVAAQKSRNRQTQRADELHEAYECLDQKNRLLKKEVQFLSEEQMRLTEALKAHEPLCLIRHCVPTLGSGPRDVGVLSSLPR